The Rhizobiaceae bacterium genome contains the following window.
AATCTCGGCTATTCGCGCGACATCGCCGCCAATGCTGTGGCGGCGGCGCTGAAGGCGGCGGGCGAGGGCGCGGATTCCGCGAAGCTCATCCGGCTCGGGCTGAAGGAACTGGCGCGTTGATCCCCGCCTTGTTCGTGGCGAAAGCTCGTGCGAGGAAGCCGGTATGAGCACTGCCCCACGCCTGATCTCCTCAGAACGGCGCGGCGAGGATGTCGACCAGACGCTTCGCCCCCAGACGCTCGACGAGTTCGTCGGGCAGGCGGCGGCGCGCGCCAACCTCAAAGTGTTCGTGGAGGCGGCGAAGGGGCGCGGCGAGGCTCTGGACCATGTGCTGTTCGTGGGACCGCCCGGCCTCGGCAAGACGACGCTCGCGCAGATCATGGCCCGCGAGATGGGCGTCAATTTCCGCTCGACCTCGGGGCCGGTGATCGCCAAGGCGGGTGATCTGGCGGCGCTGTTGACCAATCTCGAAGAGCGCGACGTGCTATTCATCGACGAGATCCACCGGCTGAGCCCGGCGGTGGAGGAAATCCTCTATCCGGCGATGGAAGATTACCAGCTCGACCTGATCATCGGGGAGGGGCCTGCGGCGCGCTCGGTGAAGATCGACCTCGCGAAATTCACGCTCGTCGCCGCGACGACGCGTCTTGGTCTCATCACCAACCCGCTGCGCGACCGCTTCGGAATTCCGGTGCGGCTGAACTTCTATACGGTGGAGGAGCTTGAATTGATTGTGCGGCGCGGCGCGCGAATTCTCGGAATGCCGATCGCCGACGACGGCGCGGTTGAAATCGCGCGGCGCGCGCGGGGAACGCCGCGCATTGCCGGTCGCCTGCTGCGTCGCGTTCGCGATTTTGCGAGCGTGGCGGGCGCGGATCGGGTGGACCGCCACATCGCCGACGAAGCCTTGTCGCGGCTCGAAGTCGACCAGTTGGGGCTGGATCAGCTTGACCGGCGATACCTCACCATGATCGCGTCGAATTTCGGCGGCGGGCCGGTGGGTATCGAGACCATCGCGGCGGGCCTGTCCGAGCCGCGCGACGCCATAGAGGATATTATCGAACCCTATCTGATCCAGCAGGGCTTCATCCAGCGAACACCGCGCGGGCGCGTCCTGACCGCCAACGCGTGGCGGCATCTTGGAATCGATCCGCCGAACGACCTCGCGCAGCAACAGATCAATCTCTTCCAGGAGGAATGATCTTGATGGGCGCGGAAGGAAGCAACCTTGCCCTGACTGGGGTGATCGAAAACGGCGTCCACCGGCTGGTGGCGCGCGTCTACTATGCGGACACCGACTTTTCAGGCGTCGTCTACCACGCGCGCTATCTGGAATTTCTCGAACGGGGCCGCTCGGATTTCCTGCGCCTTTCAGGCGTCCATCACACGGAATTGCACGACGGAAAGCACGGAGAGCGCATCGTGTGGGTGGTGCGGCGCATGGAGATCGATTTTCGCGTTCCCGCGCGCATCGACGATATCATCACCGTGGTAACGCATGTCGCGGAGCTTTCGGGCGCGCGCATCTTCATGGCGCAACGCCTGCTGCGCGGCGAAGATGTGCTTGTGGAGGCACGGGTCGAGGCCGCCATCATAGGGGAAACGGGACGTCCGCGCCGTTTTCCAAAGGAATGGGTCGCGGCGTTTTTGCCCGGCAGCCATTGACTTTTATAACCGATCATTAACCATAACAGCTCATTAAGAGAATGCTGAAAGGTTGCATGAATCCGACATGCCTTCCTTTCACCAAATTTCGCCGTGAAAAGGCCGCGAAACGCGCTTTCCAGGCAAGGCTGGCCGGATTTCGGCAGTGCGAGAGAAAGACTGTGTGGCGCCCACATTGCGGGCCCGTTTCTTTTAGGGACAAACATATGGAACAACTTCCTCTCGCGGCGACTGGCGCGGAATTGTCGGTCTGGAGCTTGTTCTGGCAAGCCGGCTGGGTGGTGAAGCTCGTCATGGTGGGTCTGCTCGGGGCCTCCGTGTGGACATGGGCCATCGTGTTCGACAAGATCTTCGCTTATGCGCGCATGCGCACCGCGCTTGATCGATTCGAGCAGATCTTCTGGTCGGGGCAATCGCTCGAGGAACTTTACCGGACCCTTGCCGACCGCAGCACGTCCGGCATGGGCGCAATCTTCGTCGCCGCCATGCGCGAGTGGAAAAAGTCCTTCGAAAAAGGCGCGAAATCACCCATCGGCCTCCAAACGCGCATCGACAAGGCCATGGACCTTGCGCTGACACGCGAGATGGAACAGCTCGAGAGCAGGCTGGGCT
Protein-coding sequences here:
- the ruvB gene encoding Holliday junction branch migration DNA helicase RuvB, encoding MSTAPRLISSERRGEDVDQTLRPQTLDEFVGQAAARANLKVFVEAAKGRGEALDHVLFVGPPGLGKTTLAQIMAREMGVNFRSTSGPVIAKAGDLAALLTNLEERDVLFIDEIHRLSPAVEEILYPAMEDYQLDLIIGEGPAARSVKIDLAKFTLVAATTRLGLITNPLRDRFGIPVRLNFYTVEELELIVRRGARILGMPIADDGAVEIARRARGTPRIAGRLLRRVRDFASVAGADRVDRHIADEALSRLEVDQLGLDQLDRRYLTMIASNFGGGPVGIETIAAGLSEPRDAIEDIIEPYLIQQGFIQRTPRGRVLTANAWRHLGIDPPNDLAQQQINLFQEE
- the ybgC gene encoding tol-pal system-associated acyl-CoA thioesterase; its protein translation is MGAEGSNLALTGVIENGVHRLVARVYYADTDFSGVVYHARYLEFLERGRSDFLRLSGVHHTELHDGKHGERIVWVVRRMEIDFRVPARIDDIITVVTHVAELSGARIFMAQRLLRGEDVLVEARVEAAIIGETGRPRRFPKEWVAAFLPGSH
- the tolQ gene encoding protein TolQ, giving the protein MEQLPLAATGAELSVWSLFWQAGWVVKLVMVGLLGASVWTWAIVFDKIFAYARMRTALDRFEQIFWSGQSLEELYRTLADRSTSGMGAIFVAAMREWKKSFEKGAKSPIGLQTRIDKAMDLALTREMEQLESRLGFLATIGSAAPFIGLFGTVVGIMTSFQAIAGSKSTNLAVVAPGIAEALLATAIGLLAAIPAVIAYNKLSSDVGKLGLRMEGFADEFSAILSRQIDEKVAPRAAA